The Ralstonia insidiosa region TGCCGCGGCGTGGTGGTTGCCGCGCCGGCCCTGCGCCAGTCGTTGAGCAGGGCGTATTGCACTTCCTTGTTGGCTTCGATCTGGTCGGCAAAGACATTGGCCACGTCCGTCGCGTTCAACCCGAAGGTGGGCGCGATGCCTGAAACGTTGGCGATGACCTTGGCCTCCCGTTCCGGATCGTAGACCGATTGACCGCTGTCCCACTTGCTCAGGGCCACCTGATCGGCGGTGACCAGGCGATCCGCCAGATGGCGCAGCAGCGGCGCGAAGGTGCTTTCCTGCGCAGTCACCGGCGTTGCACAACCCGCCACGAGACACAAGGTGCAGGTGAGCAGCGCGGTCTTGAGCATGACGGATGGCTTGAGGGTGAGGTTCATGGCGGGCGTTGGCAGATTGCCGGAAGTCTGGGAGGGTTGGCAGCCGTCATGATACCGATGCAGCCCGGCATCCGGAGCGCGCCCACGTTGCGTTTGCACGTGATGTTCTCCACAAACCCAGGTATCATGCGGACTACGCGCCGTGTATGTCTGCAAAGCCAGCGGCGGCGCGGTTAGCTGAGCCTACGACGATGGATTTTTACCCCGATCTGGAAGGTTTGCCGCTGTTCGCCAAACCCGCATTCGGCTGGGAGGATTCGGTGTCGGCAGCGCCCGCCGACCCCCCCTCCGCCAAACCCCGCCGCCCGCGCCAATGGCGCGGCCCGATCACGCATTGGGAACGCGGCTACCGCTCTCACTACTATCGCGACAAGCGCGGCAAGAAGCTCGGTGAAATCCACCTGAGCCCGCGTGGCGATGCGCCGCTCGTCTACCGCTGGCTGGCGGGCACGCTGTCGGGCATCGAAGGGTCGCTCTCGCATGCGCGCATGCGCGTGGAAGAGGCAATCGGGTTTGGCATGCGGCAGATGGCGCTGTTCTAAGCGGCGCAGCGTTACCAGCGGGCCTGAGCGGGCGCTCGTAGAATGCGCACCAGCATTCCAGCTCTGGAGCTCAGGTTTGACAGCAATCCCCGATACCCTGCAATGCATCTGTGGCCGCGTGCAACTGCGCATTGCCGGCGCGCCCGCTGCCCGCGCCAATTGCCACTGCAACGCCTGTCGTGATTTCTACGGCACGCCGGTACTCTCCGCCACCGCGTGGGACCCAGCCAACGTTACCGTTGAACATGGCGCCGGCGAGCTCATCGCCTTCCAGCACCCCACACGCCAACTCAAGCGCCACTTCTGCCGCCATTGCGGAGAGACCCTGTTCGGCAACAATCGCCTGGGCATGGCGGTGATCCCGAACAGTCTCTTCGCGCGCGCCGCGCAGAACGGTTTGCCTGACGCATTGGCGCCGACCATGCATCTGTTTTACCGGCACCGCGTGGTGGATGTGGCGGATGCATTGCCCAAGTATCTGGACGGGTGGGACGGCCCGACTTACGAGGTGGCATAACCCGATGCCGAACGCTGTGCCGCCGCCCCTGACCCCCTTGGGCGATGGACCGGGTCTTCCCCGATACCGCCGAGGGCATTCCCCGCGCCCTCGCGCGTGGTGCGACGCTGCTATGGGCCAACACCGTGCTGTTTCCGGTCACTCATTCTCGACAGCAAGCCGGTGCGTGGGCGTGGCAGCCAGGGCGTCGGTAGACTGACCAAGATGGGTTTGCCGGTCTGCGTCTGGTTGACGGCACCTTCGGTCGCACACGCAACGCCATCCCATCTCCACGATCTCGAACATCCTCATCCCTAGCCTACACACCATGTCCATCGACTCGACGCTGCCGACCTTGCGTTCGGCTTTGGCACCCACAGGTGCACTGCGCGCTTCCATCAACACGGGCAACCCGATCCTGGCGGGGCTGGATGCGCAGGGGCAGGCCGTTGGCGTGTCCGTTGATCTGGCTCGGGCGCTGGCTGAACGCCTGGGGGTTGCGTTAAAGCTGGTCTTGGTGGATGCCGCCGGCAAGTCGGTCGATGTGGTGTCGCAGGAACAGGCGGACGTTGGTTTCTTTGCCATCGACCCGCGCCGCGCAGCGAGCATTTCCTTTACCGAACCATATGTGCTGATCGAGGGCTACTACCTCGTGCGCAACGACTCGCCCATCCGCAGCAACGCCGACGTGGACCGCGCCGGCAACCGCGTAGTCGTCGGCAAGGGCAGCGCGTACGACCTGTTCCTCACGCGTGAATTGCAGAATGCGGAGATCGTGCGCGCGCCCACCTCACCCACGGTGGTGCAGACCTTTCTCGACACGCATGCCGAGGTGGCGGCGGGCGTCAAGCAACAGCTCGAAGCCGATGCCGCCAATGTGCCGGGCGTGCGATTGCTGAGCGAGCGCTTCATGGTTATCCGCCAGGCGATGGGCGTGCCGACCAGGCGCGGGGCGCAGGCCGCAGCGTATGTCGCGGGGTTTGTGGAGGACATGAAGGCGTCGGGGTTCGTTGCGCAGGCATTGCAGCGGCACGGGGTGACCGGTGTCACTGTGGCGCCGGCCACCAAGCATCCGGGCGCGATCGTTTCGCAGCTTTCTGGCCACGCCTGATGGTCGTCTGCCCCACGGGGTGAGAACATCGGACTGATGAACCCATCCGAACTCAAATCCCTCAGTAAATTTCTCAGCCTGATCCTGCGCCACGAGCCCGAGCACATCGGGTTGGCGCTTGACGATGCTGGGTGGGCCGGCACCGACTCCTTGCTGGAGAAGGCCGCCGCGTCAGGTCGCCCGATGACGCGCGAGCAGCTCGAAACCGTGGTCGAAACCAGCGACAAGAAACGCTTTGCAATCAGCGAAGATGGCCTGCGCATTCGCGCCAATCAAGGCCATTCGATCGATGTGGACCTCGGCCTGCGGCCCGCGGCGCCGCCCGAGGTGCTGTACCACGGCACGGCAACGCGGTTTCTGGAGTCCATCCTTGCCACTGGCCTGGACAAGCGCCAGCGCCACCATGTGCACTTGACGACCGATCCTTCCACTGCCCGATTGGTCGGCCAGCGCTATGGGGTTGTGGTGGTGCTGACAGTGGACGCCGCGCGCATGCATGCCGAGGGGCACACGTTCTTCCGCTCAGAGAACGGTGTGTGGCTGACCGACGTGGTGCCGGCACGCTATCTTTCTGCCGGCATCTGAGTTGCGGTACGCGCAGATCTTTCATCTGCCCACACACGGGCTCGCTTAACTTGAGTACTGGATGTAGACAAGTTGGCGGGAGTTCGTGCCCCTCCACCCGGTGATGCCCGCAAAACCGCCCCTCACGTAGAATCCACCGCCACAGTAGACCCAGCGGGAGGGTGCCCATGCTAGATCCAGGTGTCGCCATCGCCACGTCTGCACTGATGAGCTTTGTGCTCTTGGTGCTGCTGGGCTCGCTGCTGCGCGCAGGCAAGCCTGGTGTGGCCGAATGGTTTGGCGCCAACCTTGCCGTGGTGCTGGCGTTGCCGATGCTCCTGCTGCGCGGAACGATTCCCGATGCGCTGTCTGTTGTTGTGGCCAACGTGCTGCTTGCGCTGGCGGGTGCGGCCTACTACGCGGGCTGTGCACGCTTTCTTGGGCGCCGGCCGCATTGGCCGATGCTGCTGGCGGGCGTGACGGCGGTGGGCGTTGCCGTCATCTACTGGCGCTATGCCGTCGACAGCATCCCGATGCGGGTGTTTTCGACCACGCTGTTCTCGGCCGCTTTTTGCTCGGCGCTGGCATGGATGCTCGTACGGTATCCGCCAGCGGGTCGTCCGGCGTATCCGTATCGGGTGACGGCCGTCATCGCCTTTATCTTTGGTGCGTGCCAGCTTGCGCGCGGCATCTATTTCCTGACGCTGGATACCGCTTCCAGTCCCACCATGTTCTCCACAGCCGTCAGTGTGTTGCTGCTGGTGGTTGCGGCGGCCATCATGCCGATCCTGTCGATGTCGGCCATGTTGATGATGCACGACGCGCTGCTGGCCGATGCGCGAGAGGCTGCCAACCGCGATTTTCTGACCGGCGCGCTGTCGCGCAAGGGCTTCGAAACCTTGGCGCGTCGCTACGTGGATCGCCTGCAGTTACAGGCCCGGCCGCTCTCGTTGCTGATCCTGGATCTGGATCATTTCAAGCGCGTCAACGACACGTTCGGCCATGCAGGTGGCGATGCGGTGCTGCGTGCCTTCGTGCAGATGGTGCAGGCACAGTTGCGGCCGACCGACGTGCTGGGGCGCATTGGCGGTGAGGAGTTCGCGCTGCTGCTGCCTGAAACGAGCCTTGACAGCGCCCTGCTGCTCGCAGAGCGTTTGCGCAAGGCCGCGGCCGCGCAGATGGTGGCGATCGGATCACAGGCACATCACTACAGCCTGAGCGGCGGCGTGGCCAGCTGGCAAGCCGGTGAATCTTTCGACCGCCTGAGCGTGCGCGCAGACCGCGCGCTGTACGACGCCAAGCACCAGGGGCGCAACAGGATCTGCGCTGCCGATGTCAGCAGCGCTGCCAGTGTGGCCTAGCCCGCCCGGTCAGCAGTCAAAGTTCTATTGCGATGGGTTCAGGACGTACACCATCAGCGCGCCGACCCAGGACAGCCCCAACGCCAAATAGGCCAGCACCAGAATGTGCGTCAGTCGCGCGGGCCAGATCCTGCCCAACCCAAGCCTGCGCCCGATGAAGGTCAGCGCTTGACCGCCATTGGTGGCAGGAAGCGGCAACAGGTTGAACGCTGCAAACTTGGCGGCTACATACCCCAGCAGCGCCGTGAACGGCAACTGCAAGATCGCCTGATGCGCTTGAGCGAGCAGGGTCTGCGCGTCGCCGACGGGTGATAGCGCACCAAGCACGATCTGCGCAAAGCCGTTGATGAAGGCCGGTGGTGCTTCAAGCCGTAGCAGCACGAGTGCAACGAGCAACAGCGTGACCGTGCCCGACAGCGATAGCGCCAGTTGCATCCACAGCGGCTGCGTATCCAACGCGCCGAGCAGGTCATCTTCGGTCAGCCCGTCTTCACCAAGGTCTTTGAAGCGGACATGGCCGCCGACCGGCAGCAGGCGAACGCGCAGACGACCCAACCGGAACAACTGCGGCCCGAAGCCAAGCGACATCTCCCGCACCGGAATCCGGAGCGCCGTGCCCACCGCGGCAAATGTCGTCAGATGGAGCAGTGTGCAGAGCGCGAGGGCGACGATAAATGCGAGGCTGGCGGGCATTGCTGAAGTGTTGTGAGTCGAGCGGTTGGATCAGTGCATCGCGGCTGGTGTGCCCAGACGGGGCGCCCAGTCTTCTGAAGGCTCGCGCTCGACCAGTGCACACACGCATGCACCCAGGTCAATGTCGAGATGCGTTTGCGCCGCGGCAGCACCGGCGTCGGCACGGTCGGCGTGCCGCACGAATGCGGAAAACGGCTCCCATGTGCGCGAGAGGTAGTCCACCAGAACGCGGGCCAGTTCATAGGACAGCAGGTTGCCGTCGTCGGTGCGCATGAACGCATCGCCAGACCAGAACTCCTGCATCTTCTGCGCTTCCCAGAAGCGCAGGTGCATGGCGTGGATCTGCTGAGGTGTGTACTGCGTTCTTGTTCCGCCCGCCAACCGGCGCTCACTGTTGACAGCAATGCCTTCATCCAGCCAGCGCGGCAGCTTCAGATACGAGAGCGCACTGTGCGTGAGTTCGTGCGCGATGGTCGGTTCAATGGCCGACAGGTGATCGCGCTTGACGACAAAGTGTGGGCAACCCGCATCGATGAACATGCCGCCGCTGAAGGCGAACTCCCCATCTTCGGGGTAGTAGATGCTGACGTACTGGTAGTACCAGTCCTCATCGTCGAGCACCAGCAGGATGCTCTTCTCGCCCTGCGCGAATCGTGCAAGATCACCCAGCAGGCGCCCGATGCGTTTGCGCGTGGTCTCGACATAATTGGCTGTTGCACGCGCAACGGCCTCTTCCAGCGAAGACAGTACAAAAGCGTGTTCGGTCTCGAACAGCCAGACGTTCGGGCCGAGCGTATCGCGCAAATGCAGCAACCACGCGCGCTGGGCCTGCGTGCGGGTTTCACGTCGCGCAGGTTCCGCTTCGATGGCATTGAGCCACTTGCCAACAGCGGTCCAGTCCAGTAACGGAAAGCCGTTGACGTGGCCGATATGCTCTTCCAGCGCCAGACTGGCCACGCCCGGCGCGGAGAGCGACTGTGCCGGTGCCGGCGCATCGACGCCGGCGGTGGGAGCGGCGGCTTGTTGCGCCATCGCGCGCTCATACGACCGGATCTGTGCGCAGACAATGAACGCGCAGAGAAACGGCGTGATCCAGACCACCGTGATGTAAAGACCTTTGTGGTCGAAGTCTTTCGCGCGCAGGATCCGGCGCGTTGTCCAGGCATTGACAGCGATCCAGCAGAGCAGGCCGAT contains the following coding sequences:
- a CDS encoding chorismate mutase, whose translation is MNLTLKPSVMLKTALLTCTLCLVAGCATPVTAQESTFAPLLRHLADRLVTADQVALSKWDSGQSVYDPEREAKVIANVSGIAPTFGLNATDVANVFADQIEANKEVQYALLNDWRRAGAATTTPRQSLSGDIRPRLDTLQTSILQSLRDAAPARSQADCALQIAQEIGRVAREKSLDTLHRIALDRATARLCVKS
- a CDS encoding GFA family protein, which codes for MTAIPDTLQCICGRVQLRIAGAPAARANCHCNACRDFYGTPVLSATAWDPANVTVEHGAGELIAFQHPTRQLKRHFCRHCGETLFGNNRLGMAVIPNSLFARAAQNGLPDALAPTMHLFYRHRVVDVADALPKYLDGWDGPTYEVA
- a CDS encoding site-2 protease family protein → MPASLAFIVALALCTLLHLTTFAAVGTALRIPVREMSLGFGPQLFRLGRLRVRLLPVGGHVRFKDLGEDGLTEDDLLGALDTQPLWMQLALSLSGTVTLLLVALVLLRLEAPPAFINGFAQIVLGALSPVGDAQTLLAQAHQAILQLPFTALLGYVAAKFAAFNLLPLPATNGGQALTFIGRRLGLGRIWPARLTHILVLAYLALGLSWVGALMVYVLNPSQ
- a CDS encoding GGDEF domain-containing protein is translated as MLDPGVAIATSALMSFVLLVLLGSLLRAGKPGVAEWFGANLAVVLALPMLLLRGTIPDALSVVVANVLLALAGAAYYAGCARFLGRRPHWPMLLAGVTAVGVAVIYWRYAVDSIPMRVFSTTLFSAAFCSALAWMLVRYPPAGRPAYPYRVTAVIAFIFGACQLARGIYFLTLDTASSPTMFSTAVSVLLLVVAAAIMPILSMSAMLMMHDALLADAREAANRDFLTGALSRKGFETLARRYVDRLQLQARPLSLLILDLDHFKRVNDTFGHAGGDAVLRAFVQMVQAQLRPTDVLGRIGGEEFALLLPETSLDSALLLAERLRKAAAAQMVAIGSQAHHYSLSGGVASWQAGESFDRLSVRADRALYDAKHQGRNRICAADVSSAASVA
- a CDS encoding RNA 2'-phosphotransferase, yielding MNPSELKSLSKFLSLILRHEPEHIGLALDDAGWAGTDSLLEKAAASGRPMTREQLETVVETSDKKRFAISEDGLRIRANQGHSIDVDLGLRPAAPPEVLYHGTATRFLESILATGLDKRQRHHVHLTTDPSTARLVGQRYGVVVVLTVDAARMHAEGHTFFRSENGVWLTDVVPARYLSAGI
- a CDS encoding ABC transporter substrate-binding protein; translation: MSIDSTLPTLRSALAPTGALRASINTGNPILAGLDAQGQAVGVSVDLARALAERLGVALKLVLVDAAGKSVDVVSQEQADVGFFAIDPRRAASISFTEPYVLIEGYYLVRNDSPIRSNADVDRAGNRVVVGKGSAYDLFLTRELQNAEIVRAPTSPTVVQTFLDTHAEVAAGVKQQLEADAANVPGVRLLSERFMVIRQAMGVPTRRGAQAAAYVAGFVEDMKASGFVAQALQRHGVTGVTVAPATKHPGAIVSQLSGHA